One genomic segment of Cyanobacterium stanieri LEGE 03274 includes these proteins:
- a CDS encoding phospholipase D-like domain-containing protein, with protein sequence MKINNILTVILPFSLILYGCQNELSIIPINNSSPLPQDVNIQVYFNHNQQEEYNEPYRPIIRAGDNLEKILIEAVNSAEKTIDIAVQELNLPDLARAVVTQHQAGKQVRIIIENNYNLNINNLGPDHGLAILKKNNVAIIDDTEDGSKGSGLMHHKFMIIDNKKLVTGSANFTVSGTHGDLENENTRGNANHLLVIDNAPLAIIFTEEFNYMWGDGVNNKKDSLFGLQKPYRPSQNLTIGDSQITVKFSPTSRSQPWENTTNGLIDKTLNQATESIDLALFVFSKQPLSNSLENQNLKGTQIRALIDPLFAYRYYSEGLDLLGVELSNNCQYYDDNNPWKNPLDTVGIPNIERGDKLHHKFALIDNKIVITGSHNWSAAANYNNDESLLIIDNTIIAEHFRREFDRLYEDAILGITDRLQQRINEDRRECRVN encoded by the coding sequence ATGAAAATCAACAATATACTGACAGTCATATTACCTTTTTCGTTAATACTTTATGGTTGTCAAAATGAATTATCAATTATACCGATAAATAATTCTTCACCTCTTCCCCAAGATGTTAATATTCAAGTCTATTTTAACCATAATCAACAAGAAGAATATAACGAGCCTTATCGTCCCATTATTCGTGCAGGAGATAATTTAGAAAAGATTTTAATAGAAGCGGTTAATAGTGCAGAAAAAACCATCGATATTGCCGTCCAAGAACTTAACTTACCAGACTTAGCAAGAGCCGTTGTTACACAACACCAAGCAGGAAAACAAGTCAGAATTATTATCGAAAATAACTATAATTTAAATATCAATAATTTAGGACCAGATCATGGTTTAGCTATATTAAAAAAAAATAATGTTGCCATCATAGACGATACAGAAGATGGCAGTAAAGGTAGTGGTTTAATGCACCATAAATTTATGATAATTGATAATAAAAAACTGGTGACAGGATCTGCCAATTTTACTGTTAGTGGTACCCATGGAGACTTAGAAAATGAAAATACAAGGGGTAATGCTAATCATCTATTGGTAATAGATAACGCCCCTTTAGCTATAATTTTCACAGAAGAATTTAATTATATGTGGGGAGATGGAGTTAATAATAAAAAAGATAGTTTATTTGGACTACAAAAGCCTTATCGTCCTAGTCAAAATTTAACCATAGGAGACAGTCAAATAACTGTCAAATTTTCTCCTACTTCCCGTAGTCAACCATGGGAAAACACAACTAATGGATTAATAGATAAAACCTTAAATCAAGCTACTGAATCCATTGATTTAGCTCTCTTTGTTTTCAGCAAACAACCTTTATCTAATAGCCTTGAAAATCAAAATTTAAAAGGTACTCAAATCAGAGCATTAATTGACCCTCTTTTTGCCTATAGATATTATAGTGAAGGACTAGACCTATTAGGGGTAGAATTAAGTAATAATTGTCAGTATTATGATGATAATAACCCATGGAAAAATCCTTTAGATACGGTGGGTATTCCGAACATTGAACGGGGTGACAAATTACATCATAAGTTTGCTTTAATTGATAATAAAATTGTTATTACGGGTTCTCATAATTGGTCAGCAGCCGCTAACTATAATAACGATGAAAGTTTGTTAATTATTGATAATACTATTATTGCTGAACATTTTCGTCGAGAATTTGATCGTCTTTATGAAGATGCTATTTTGGGAATAACTGATAGATTACAACAGCGTATCAACGAAGATAGGAGAGAATGTAGAGTAAATTAA
- the hisD gene encoding histidinol dehydrogenase, translating to MLRIITDKGEAKQELKRIENRTHNDETHIQESIVKEIIATVRSHGNQALFDYTQKFDRQTINESNLKVSGAEIDAAYQQISRGLLSAIKLAAKQIEAFHAQRLPKSWVSFPRDGVVLGRRYTPVDRAGLYVPGGRASYPSTVLMNAIPAKVAKVPRIVMVTPPSEGGKINPAVLVAASEAGVTEIYRVGGAQAVAALAYGTETIPNVDVITGPGNIFVTLAKKEVFGTVGIDSLAGPSEVLVIADKQANPAHVAADLLAQAEHDPLAAAILITNYLPLAEAVQEEVVKQLENHPRKVLTEKAIAHYGVIIVTDNLEQAAEFSNLFAPEHLELEVEEPWELITHIRHAGAIFLGNSTPEAVGDYLAGPNHTLPTSGAARYASALGVETFMKYSSLIEYSPEALHGVSDAIMALTQAEGLPSHGDSVELRINKNKDDK from the coding sequence ATGCTGAGAATAATCACAGATAAAGGTGAAGCAAAACAAGAGCTAAAAAGAATTGAAAATCGCACCCATAACGATGAAACTCATATCCAAGAGTCCATTGTTAAAGAAATCATTGCGACGGTGAGAAGCCACGGAAATCAAGCCTTGTTTGATTATACTCAGAAGTTTGACCGACAGACTATCAACGAAAGTAACCTTAAGGTTAGCGGTGCGGAAATTGATGCAGCTTATCAACAAATTTCCAGGGGTTTACTCTCAGCCATTAAGTTAGCAGCCAAGCAAATTGAGGCTTTCCACGCCCAAAGACTGCCTAAATCTTGGGTCAGTTTTCCCCGTGATGGGGTGGTTTTAGGGCGACGTTATACCCCCGTGGATAGGGCCGGATTATATGTCCCAGGAGGAAGGGCTTCTTATCCGAGTACGGTGTTAATGAATGCCATTCCTGCCAAGGTGGCAAAAGTGCCTCGCATTGTCATGGTGACTCCCCCCAGTGAAGGAGGCAAAATTAATCCTGCGGTGCTAGTGGCCGCTAGTGAAGCAGGGGTTACGGAAATTTATCGGGTAGGGGGCGCTCAAGCGGTGGCCGCCTTGGCCTATGGCACAGAAACCATTCCTAATGTGGATGTCATCACAGGCCCTGGTAATATATTTGTTACCCTCGCTAAAAAAGAGGTATTTGGCACTGTGGGCATCGATTCCTTAGCCGGGCCTAGTGAGGTGTTAGTTATCGCCGATAAACAGGCAAATCCAGCCCATGTAGCCGCTGATTTACTCGCCCAGGCAGAGCATGATCCTTTGGCGGCCGCTATTTTGATTACCAATTATCTACCCCTAGCCGAAGCGGTACAGGAGGAGGTAGTTAAGCAGTTGGAAAATCACCCCCGTAAGGTATTGACGGAAAAGGCGATCGCCCATTACGGTGTTATCATCGTTACAGACAACCTCGAACAAGCAGCAGAATTTTCTAATCTTTTTGCCCCAGAACACCTAGAATTAGAAGTAGAAGAACCATGGGAATTAATCACCCATATCCGCCATGCAGGGGCTATTTTCTTGGGTAATTCCACCCCCGAAGCGGTGGGAGATTATTTAGCCGGACCAAACCACACCCTACCCACCTCAGGGGCCGCTCGTTACGCTTCTGCCTTGGGGGTTGAAACTTTTATGAAGTATTCGAGCTTAATTGAATATAGTCCAGAAGCCTTGCATGGTGTATCTGATGCCATAATGGCTTTAACACAGGCGGAGGGTTTACCTTCCCACGGAGACTCGGTGGAGTTGAGAATTAACAAGAACAAGGATGACAAATAG
- a CDS encoding chaperonin family protein RbcX translates to MSYKQTVKDTAKVLQNYLTYQALKLIIEQLTETNPCLAIWLREFSASHSIQDSDHYLQALVKENKELVLRILTVRKDIAEQTVEFLPEMVRTNMEQSNMEHRRYLLERLTQTQSSSLDETIIDTESNQSENKEE, encoded by the coding sequence ATGTCCTATAAACAAACGGTAAAAGATACAGCGAAAGTTCTGCAAAACTATCTTACCTATCAGGCACTAAAGCTGATTATAGAACAACTTACCGAAACTAACCCCTGTTTAGCGATTTGGTTAAGGGAATTTTCCGCAAGTCATTCCATTCAAGATAGTGATCATTATCTTCAGGCTTTGGTCAAGGAAAATAAAGAGTTAGTTTTGCGTATCTTGACGGTAAGAAAAGACATTGCCGAACAAACGGTGGAGTTTTTGCCAGAAATGGTAAGAACAAATATGGAGCAATCTAATATGGAACATCGTCGCTATCTTTTAGAACGTTTGACTCAAACTCAGTCTTCATCTTTGGATGAAACAATCATAGATACCGAATCAAATCAATCAGAAAACAAGGAAGAATAA
- the larE gene encoding ATP-dependent sacrificial sulfur transferase LarE: protein MSKEKVEKLKNIFATMDRALIAYSGGIDSTLVAKVAYDVLGDKALAITAVSPSLLPEELDEAQYQAQLIGINHEMIITEEMDNPNYTSNPVNRCYFCKSELHDKLRAIALKRGYPYVIDGVNYDDLQDYRPGIEAAKERKVRSPLAEISISKIEVREITKLLNLPWWDKPSQPCLSSRFPYGEEITVDKLHRVGRAEIYLRNLGYLNLRVRSQGDTAKIELLPQEIAKFVNEVDLPTLVNDFQKLGFTYVTLDLEGYRSGKLNQVINKSPSDNLALR from the coding sequence ATGAGCAAAGAAAAAGTAGAAAAACTAAAAAATATTTTCGCCACCATGGATAGGGCTTTAATTGCTTATTCTGGGGGAATCGATAGTACCTTAGTTGCAAAAGTTGCTTATGATGTCTTAGGAGACAAAGCCCTTGCTATTACTGCGGTATCTCCTTCTTTGTTACCAGAAGAATTAGACGAAGCCCAATACCAAGCCCAGTTAATTGGTATTAATCACGAAATGATTATCACTGAGGAAATGGATAACCCTAACTATACCTCAAATCCTGTTAATCGTTGTTATTTTTGTAAAAGTGAATTACATGATAAGTTAAGGGCGATCGCCCTTAAAAGGGGTTATCCTTATGTAATAGACGGGGTAAACTATGACGACTTACAAGACTATCGCCCCGGTATTGAAGCGGCTAAAGAAAGAAAAGTGCGATCGCCATTAGCCGAAATAAGTATATCAAAAATAGAAGTAAGAGAGATCACAAAATTACTCAACCTACCATGGTGGGATAAACCGTCTCAACCCTGTTTATCCTCAAGGTTTCCCTACGGAGAAGAAATAACCGTTGATAAACTCCATCGTGTCGGTAGGGCAGAAATTTATTTACGTAACCTAGGCTATCTCAATTTAAGGGTAAGATCCCAAGGAGATACCGCTAAAATTGAACTATTACCCCAAGAAATAGCAAAATTCGTTAATGAAGTTGACTTACCCACATTAGTCAATGACTTTCAAAAATTAGGTTTTACCTACGTTACCCTAGACTTAGAGGGGTATCGCAGTGGAAAACTAAACCAAGTTATCAATAAATCTCCATCTGATAACCTCGCCTTACGGTAG
- the dnaJ gene encoding molecular chaperone DnaJ — protein MSGDYYQILGVSRDATKQEIKRAYRQQARKYHPDVNKEPGAEDKFKEINKAYEVLSEPETKARYDRFGEAGVSGAGASGFDPSDMGGFADIFETFFGGGFGGGGATTGARRRGPARGDDLRLDLRLKFREAVFGGEKEIKIPHLETCQVCDGSGAKKGSGVKTCPTCNGAGQVRRATRTPFGSFAQVTVCPTCNGEGQIIEEKCESCGGQGRKQQNKKLKITIPAGVDNGTRLRVTGEGDAGTRGGPAGDLYVYLSVETDSQFKREGNNIYSEITISYLQAILGCRLKVATIDGEEEVAISAGLQPDTVITLRDKGVPKLGNSVSRGDQLITVHVEIPTKINSEERELLEKLAQIKGDHTSKGGFEGFLESIFHKK, from the coding sequence ATGTCAGGCGATTACTACCAAATCCTCGGAGTTTCCCGCGATGCGACCAAACAAGAAATAAAGAGAGCTTATCGGCAACAAGCAAGAAAATATCATCCCGATGTTAATAAAGAGCCGGGGGCGGAAGATAAGTTCAAGGAGATAAATAAGGCCTATGAAGTGCTTTCTGAGCCAGAAACAAAAGCCCGTTATGATCGTTTTGGAGAAGCAGGAGTAAGCGGAGCTGGGGCTTCAGGCTTTGATCCTAGTGATATGGGCGGTTTTGCCGATATATTTGAAACCTTTTTTGGCGGTGGTTTTGGCGGTGGTGGTGCGACTACGGGCGCTCGTCGTCGTGGCCCGGCTAGGGGTGATGATTTAAGATTAGATTTAAGATTAAAATTCCGTGAAGCCGTTTTTGGGGGTGAGAAAGAAATTAAAATTCCCCATTTAGAAACTTGTCAAGTGTGTGATGGTAGTGGAGCGAAAAAGGGTAGTGGGGTAAAAACCTGTCCTACTTGTAATGGGGCTGGGCAAGTACGCCGTGCCACTCGTACTCCTTTTGGGAGTTTTGCTCAGGTGACGGTATGTCCTACTTGTAATGGGGAAGGGCAAATTATTGAGGAAAAATGTGAGTCTTGCGGTGGACAGGGTAGAAAACAGCAAAACAAGAAACTTAAGATTACTATTCCTGCGGGGGTAGATAATGGCACTCGTCTGAGGGTGACGGGGGAAGGTGATGCTGGTACTCGTGGGGGGCCGGCTGGAGATCTTTATGTTTATCTCTCGGTGGAAACTGATAGTCAGTTTAAGCGAGAGGGTAATAATATTTATTCGGAGATTACCATCAGTTATTTACAGGCAATTTTGGGTTGTCGTCTCAAGGTGGCTACCATTGATGGTGAAGAAGAAGTTGCTATTTCGGCTGGGTTACAGCCTGATACGGTGATTACTCTGCGTGATAAGGGTGTTCCTAAGTTGGGTAATTCTGTTAGTCGTGGCGATCAGTTAATAACTGTTCATGTGGAAATTCCCACAAAAATTAATTCGGAGGAGCGAGAGTTATTGGAAAAACTGGCTCAGATTAAGGGAGATCATACTTCAAAAGGAGGTTTTGAGGGTTTCTTGGAAAGTATTTTCCATAAAAAATAG
- a CDS encoding proton extrusion protein PcxA gives MFNKIFRYTKRSLARSAENSLESAYQAALTIKNIEIEHFQGKKISSQNKTHSERVFDYFQGELHSNLRAIDLKLSQFKTSQYFNNLVSSNSKQNHLHENNYITLSQSLIIEKLNFIDQIVSKYKQESDINAQKVSNLVKETKNPIIDIAAGEDKKLETVSDKTSVLPRSFLRTLGKIKDEINPDSKDTEEELIIRFRRSKYKTAVSVKFLLLLIIIPILVHNISKIVIGKAFVDPYFANHQEIVFINEDLQEEALNELRIFEENIELKTMIGLIPQLSPEERESTIQEKAQEVAQSYRRQSSNAIKNIFSDILAFLAFAIILVSSRQELQVLKSFLDELIYGLSDSAKAFLIILFTDIFVGFHSPHGWEIVLESVAHHFGLAENRDFNFLFIATFPVILDTVLKYWIFRYLNRISPSAVATYKNMNES, from the coding sequence ATGTTCAACAAAATTTTTCGCTATACAAAACGTTCCCTTGCCCGTAGTGCCGAAAATTCCCTTGAATCAGCTTATCAAGCTGCATTGACCATTAAAAATATTGAAATTGAGCATTTTCAAGGAAAAAAAATATCTTCCCAAAATAAAACCCATAGTGAAAGAGTTTTTGATTATTTTCAAGGGGAATTGCATAGTAATTTAAGGGCGATCGATCTCAAATTAAGTCAATTTAAAACCAGTCAATATTTTAATAATTTAGTTTCTAGTAATTCTAAGCAAAATCATCTTCATGAAAATAATTATATTACCCTTAGTCAATCATTAATCATTGAAAAGCTAAACTTCATTGACCAAATAGTTAGTAAATATAAACAAGAGTCAGACATCAATGCTCAAAAAGTATCTAACCTTGTTAAAGAGACAAAAAATCCCATCATTGATATTGCGGCAGGGGAAGATAAAAAACTAGAAACCGTCTCAGATAAAACCAGTGTTTTGCCCCGTTCTTTTTTAAGAACATTGGGTAAAATAAAAGACGAAATTAACCCCGATTCTAAGGATACAGAAGAAGAATTAATTATTCGTTTTCGTCGTTCTAAATATAAAACAGCTGTATCAGTTAAGTTTCTTTTATTATTAATAATAATTCCAATTTTAGTTCACAATATTAGTAAAATAGTAATCGGTAAAGCATTTGTAGATCCTTATTTTGCCAACCATCAAGAAATAGTTTTTATTAATGAAGATTTACAAGAAGAAGCGCTCAATGAATTAAGAATTTTTGAGGAAAATATCGAACTTAAAACCATGATTGGTTTAATACCTCAATTATCTCCTGAAGAAAGGGAAAGCACTATCCAAGAAAAAGCTCAGGAAGTAGCCCAAAGTTATCGTCGCCAAAGTTCTAATGCTATCAAAAATATTTTCTCTGATATACTTGCTTTTTTAGCTTTTGCCATTATTCTTGTGTCTAGCCGTCAAGAATTACAGGTTTTAAAATCATTTTTGGACGAATTAATTTATGGTTTAAGTGATTCGGCTAAGGCATTTTTAATTATTCTTTTTACTGATATATTTGTTGGTTTCCACTCCCCCCATGGTTGGGAAATAGTCTTGGAAAGTGTGGCCCATCATTTTGGGTTGGCGGAAAATCGGGATTTTAATTTTTTGTTTATTGCCACCTTTCCTGTAATTCTTGATACGGTGTTAAAGTATTGGATTTTCCGTTACCTTAATCGTATTTCTCCTTCGGCGGTGGCTACCTATAAGAATATGAATGAGTCGTAA
- a CDS encoding VOC family protein, translating into MHHVSIRTANILRAIAFYELLGFSVKERFTTGYTLACWMEGLNSRIELMEIPEPKPAPDAFGDEHYVGYYHLSFDVGSYTDNLSQWLDNLKEKFTQESQNNPQNIKPLKILLPPQQQMIENKVFEVAFIADDDGLPIELLRLYH; encoded by the coding sequence TTGCATCATGTCTCTATCCGTACTGCTAATATTTTAAGGGCGATCGCCTTTTACGAATTATTGGGATTTTCTGTCAAGGAAAGATTCACCACTGGATATACCCTCGCCTGTTGGATGGAAGGTTTGAATAGTCGCATCGAATTAATGGAAATCCCTGAACCAAAACCAGCACCCGATGCCTTCGGGGATGAACATTATGTGGGTTATTATCACCTTTCTTTTGATGTGGGTAGCTACACCGATAATTTATCCCAGTGGTTGGATAACCTTAAGGAAAAGTTTACCCAAGAAAGCCAAAATAATCCGCAAAACATTAAACCTCTTAAAATTTTGTTACCCCCTCAACAACAAATGATCGAAAATAAAGTATTTGAGGTGGCTTTTATTGCCGATGATGATGGATTACCCATCGAGTTATTACGTCTTTACCATTAA
- a CDS encoding ribulose bisphosphate carboxylase small subunit yields MQTLPKERRYETLSYLPPLTDQQIVKQVQYLLDQGFIPAVEFEKDPQPNDHHWTLWKLPLFNAFSAQDVLNEVRECKGQYSDSFIRVIGFDNLKQCQTMSFIVHKPNTTRF; encoded by the coding sequence ATGCAAACTTTACCTAAAGAGCGTCGTTACGAAACTCTCTCTTATTTACCCCCTTTAACCGATCAACAAATCGTTAAACAAGTTCAATACTTATTAGATCAAGGATTTATTCCTGCGGTAGAATTTGAAAAAGATCCTCAACCCAATGATCACCACTGGACTCTTTGGAAGTTGCCTTTATTCAATGCTTTCTCTGCTCAAGATGTATTAAACGAAGTTCGTGAGTGTAAAGGTCAATATTCTGATTCTTTCATCAGAGTTATCGGCTTTGATAACCTTAAACAGTGTCAAACCATGAGTTTCATCGTTCACAAACCTAACACCACCCGTTTCTAG
- the lipB gene encoding lipoyl(octanoyl) transferase LipB — translation MSKSRLLIQNLGVMPYQHAWNLQKKMVQERLDDPNLQDVLLVVEHPSVYTLGTGSTVDNLKFDLNEFSGELFRTERGGEVTYHCRGQVVVYPILNLRHHQQDLHWYLRQLEEVVIRLLRLYGIEGKRIEGLTGVWVDGQKISAMGIKVKRWVTMHGLALNVSCDLSGFERIIPCGIRDKSVTRLIDFVDDVELEKVKKEMVMMFVQVFGYDANLENS, via the coding sequence ATGAGCAAATCGAGACTTTTAATCCAAAATTTAGGTGTTATGCCCTATCAACACGCATGGAATTTACAGAAAAAAATGGTACAAGAAAGGTTAGATGATCCTAATTTGCAGGATGTTTTATTGGTGGTGGAACATCCCTCTGTTTACACCTTGGGGACGGGGTCAACGGTGGATAACCTCAAATTTGACTTGAATGAGTTTTCAGGGGAGTTATTTCGCACAGAAAGAGGAGGAGAGGTGACATATCATTGTAGGGGACAGGTTGTGGTCTATCCTATTTTAAATTTACGGCATCATCAACAGGATTTACATTGGTATTTACGACAGTTGGAGGAGGTAGTTATTAGGTTATTAAGGTTATATGGAATTGAGGGTAAGAGAATTGAGGGTTTGACGGGGGTTTGGGTTGATGGGCAGAAGATAAGTGCGATGGGTATTAAGGTTAAAAGATGGGTGACGATGCACGGTTTGGCGTTAAATGTGAGTTGTGACTTGTCGGGGTTTGAGAGAATTATTCCCTGTGGGATTCGAGATAAATCCGTGACGAGGTTGATAGATTTTGTGGATGATGTGGAGCTTGAGAAGGTGAAAAAAGAAATGGTGATGATGTTTGTGCAGGTATTTGGTTATGATGCAAATCTTGAGAATAGCTAA
- a CDS encoding DUF1868 domain-containing protein, producing MTAPINYEQQIKNIQSSPKFSGQKPVNFPGYTIITPPHGESNHNQEFYKKLAHTQRQLVEGLGADFFVALPADSFHITLADLIWDDIYLNAVKDKPNFDQLLISKIENIFKDYKTVYKESKPFEFDVLGISIFPRAIAVCLAPTEKFYESIIKLRQLIYQDEEIVDLGIEQNYEFAAHVTLGYFGDVSDDFDYHKVQSVVTEINDQWLENSPSNFIVEQFELRKFTDMTNFIRQDDWAMMKLY from the coding sequence ATGACAGCCCCAATCAATTATGAACAACAAATAAAAAACATTCAATCATCACCCAAGTTTAGTGGACAAAAACCAGTGAACTTTCCTGGATATACTATTATCACTCCCCCCCATGGGGAATCTAACCATAATCAAGAATTTTATAAAAAGTTAGCCCATACTCAAAGGCAGTTAGTGGAAGGATTAGGGGCGGATTTTTTTGTTGCTTTACCCGCAGATAGTTTTCATATAACTTTAGCCGATTTAATTTGGGATGATATTTATTTAAACGCAGTCAAAGATAAACCCAATTTTGACCAACTATTAATCAGTAAAATTGAGAATATTTTTAAAGATTATAAAACCGTTTATAAGGAATCAAAACCCTTTGAATTTGATGTATTAGGAATATCCATTTTTCCCCGTGCTATTGCGGTTTGTTTAGCACCTACAGAGAAGTTTTATGAATCAATAATAAAACTACGTCAACTCATTTATCAAGATGAAGAAATCGTAGATTTAGGCATTGAGCAAAATTACGAGTTTGCCGCCCACGTTACCCTTGGTTATTTTGGTGATGTGTCCGATGATTTCGACTATCATAAAGTCCAATCCGTAGTGACAGAAATTAATGACCAATGGTTAGAAAATTCCCCTTCTAATTTTATTGTAGAACAATTTGAACTCAGAAAATTCACTGATATGACTAATTTTATTCGTCAAGATGATTGGGCGATGATGAAGCTATACTAA
- a CDS encoding cupin domain-containing protein, giving the protein MKAEYWIKKLNLQKHPEGGYYRETYRSDDTISNNGLSNRATQPRNCSTAIYYLLSGKEFSAFHRLKSDEIFHFYSGAPLQVHILTQSGAYKSILLGDTEAENPTFQLIINQGDWFASEVSQANSYSLIGCTVSPGFDFTDFELATSEKLINQYPHHQQLIKRLTIHST; this is encoded by the coding sequence GTGAAAGCAGAATATTGGATAAAAAAACTTAACCTACAAAAACATCCAGAAGGAGGATATTACCGAGAAACCTATCGTAGCGACGATACAATTAGCAATAACGGTTTATCAAATCGTGCCACCCAACCAAGAAATTGTTCAACCGCCATTTATTATCTCCTCTCAGGAAAAGAATTTTCCGCCTTTCACCGTCTCAAAAGTGATGAAATATTCCATTTTTATAGTGGCGCACCATTACAAGTCCATATTCTCACCCAATCAGGGGCATATAAATCCATACTCCTAGGAGATACAGAAGCAGAAAACCCCACCTTTCAATTAATTATCAATCAAGGAGATTGGTTTGCCTCAGAAGTCAGTCAAGCTAACTCTTATAGTTTAATAGGTTGCACCGTATCTCCAGGATTTGACTTTACCGACTTTGAATTAGCTACCTCGGAAAAATTAATTAATCAATATCCTCACCATCAACAATTAATTAAACGATTAACAATTCATTCAACATAA
- a CDS encoding carbohydrate ABC transporter permease yields MINIVGQKLKPFLFLAPALIILTLIVFYPAIQAFSLSFSSYGYDLTQPPQWVGLENFQLLIQDELFKKTLLNSLLYMVGVVPALVILPLFLAIAVNQKLKGINWFRAAYYTPVVISMVVAGIAWRALYWSNGILNQIWLGLGFSSGLPWLTSPDWAIWSVMVVTIWKGLGYYMVIYLAGLQSISPELYEAGAIDGSDGWQKHFDITIPLMKPYIFLVAVISALSATKVFEEVFLLTQGGPRNSSKTIVYYIYEKAFQDLDINYASAMGLVLFVAILLLSIANLILSRYR; encoded by the coding sequence ATGATCAACATTGTCGGGCAAAAATTAAAGCCATTTCTGTTTTTAGCCCCAGCCCTTATTATTCTTACCCTTATTGTTTTTTATCCCGCCATTCAAGCCTTTAGTCTTAGTTTTTCTAGCTATGGCTACGACTTAACTCAACCCCCCCAATGGGTTGGCTTAGAAAATTTTCAACTATTAATCCAAGATGAATTATTCAAAAAAACCTTATTGAATAGTCTTCTTTACATGGTAGGGGTAGTACCTGCATTAGTTATTTTACCACTATTCCTGGCGATCGCCGTTAACCAAAAATTAAAAGGCATCAACTGGTTTCGTGCCGCCTACTATACCCCCGTCGTAATATCCATGGTAGTGGCAGGAATTGCTTGGAGGGCATTATATTGGTCAAATGGCATTTTAAACCAGATTTGGTTAGGATTAGGTTTTTCCTCTGGTTTACCATGGTTAACAAGCCCTGATTGGGCGATTTGGAGTGTTATGGTAGTTACTATCTGGAAAGGATTGGGTTATTATATGGTCATTTATCTGGCTGGTTTACAAAGTATATCTCCTGAATTATACGAAGCCGGTGCCATTGATGGCTCAGACGGTTGGCAAAAACATTTTGATATTACCATTCCTCTGATGAAACCTTATATTTTTCTTGTGGCGGTGATTTCTGCTCTCAGTGCTACCAAAGTGTTTGAGGAAGTATTTTTATTAACCCAAGGTGGGCCAAGAAACAGCTCAAAAACTATTGTTTACTATATCTATGAAAAGGCTTTTCAAGATTTAGATATAAATTACGCTAGTGCCATGGGTTTAGTCTTATTTGTGGCTATTCTACTACTTTCTATTGCGAATCTTATTCTTTCTCGCTATCGTTAA